ATTTGACCATGGAGTCCATCTATTATGTtctcttttaagatttttatttttttatttttatctttcaatgttaaaattattctatttatgaattatgttttgtattattttatttttaagtgtacttttataaattaattaagtaataagtATCATATAGATAATGTTATTGGgatgagaaattaagaaaattatttgagaaagatGGGTACAGGAGAAGATAGATCTGGAGCCTGGAGGAGGAGTTAGCCTGTCTAAACTGGAGTGGAGTCTTCTTTCGGGCTATTCCTGTTTACTTATTTTACAGTAAAGAAGACAAATATGGTTCAGCAAGCAAAAATTGTTTTTTGAGGGGCGATGCAGTGGCTGGCGGTGGCAGtgtcaataataataataaaaaagacaaaTCAGGAGAAGGGGGTGGACTGTCACAGTAGCTGCACgtcggtggtggtggtggtggatggTCGCACTGCATCAAAGTTCTCAAATCTTATATTGGGATTCGGTGCTAAATCTTTTTTGTGCATGAGCAAGACATAGGTCACGTGCCGTCGACGGTCTGGCATTTTTGCATTTACATATTTTCCTGGTTATTAATTAACGAGTTGCAGCAGAGAAGAGAAGATTGGTAGAAATGATTCTTCCCTTCCCCACCACAATCCCAATACTGAATCCCATAAATCCCGTTGCATTCTTTATTGTTTCAACTTCTGGACACGTGCTTATAGAAAATGGAGGTGTTTTGGCTTCAGTTCCCAATCTTGTTTCcattcaaaatttggaaaatCGTGGTTTATTCAGACTTTTTCTTGTTTGGCTACTCAGAAAATGAATCACGTGACTTTTAAAAATGTTACAGAACTtgtatacaaagaaaatacaaggGCGTGTGtagttgtagaaaatatttttgaatttttattaaataattgaatcttttattaaaaataaaaaattacgttGGGATTAATACTAATAAGTCACGAATTTAATACTTGATTTAAGTAAGAGTTAAAGGTTTATCTGTAATTTACTTCctttattaaaatcaaagacACAAGTAGTGGAGAATTGCGCAAAGAcagtaattttaataattaaaaaattattattatatagtaAGAATGGATGGGATCATCCACatttaatgttaaattatttattaatattgtatGTATAGTTGAAAGATAGGCTAATGACATTGCTTAggaatagaataattaattgtATCACGTGCTgacttttaaatataataatatgaattataaagattaaataaattataattaattttatataataataaaattaaagtataacAATTAAGAATTGTTCTCTTCATATTTCATTgttaaattttgagttttcaattcattttcagttttatattttgaaaaatctactttgagattattaaaaatatatttttttattttttatttttttaaaattttaaacgtATTTATGctgaaaataactaaaataattttttttgttgttttaagattttttttacaaaatttttacttttaaaaaaatataaaaaataaacacatttttattattttaaaaaattaaaaagatctaaaaataaaaaaaaataaaataaaattttacagtCTTATTCTCTATAAAATCTAAAAGAGGGGTTTCCCCTCTCCgtaaaacaaattaaagattttatttatcTGTTAGTCACTTAAAAAACCAGAAATgggaaatgattaaaaaaaaaaaagtggtttTGCTGTGTTGTGTGGCGTTGCTACGTGCATGGTACAAGTTGTTGAAGGACTGACTCAGCAGCTGTGTCGGTGACGGCGAGGGAGCTGGGGGGGGTAACTTTTATCCCAATCCATACGCGGCCTTAACGGACGGTGCTCGATTTGGAGCCACGTGCCCAAGAAGGGAAAACTAAAGTGGTGGTAGGTCTGACCCTAAAGTCCCTTCGCTCATCAATTATGTCAAGATGCAAATTGTTGGAAAAGGTTTGGATcctaatatttaatgtttattaaaatatataatatataatcatCACTTCACTAAATTTATGAATTGGGAAAGTTTATTGGTGGTggagaaattaataataaattttattttatattattaattttaaataaaaatattataaattttgtatatgtaatcttaatttataaaaaatatttgtcacaaatGTTGTGCAATATTTTACATGGGCCTAAGCCTCTTTTAACTTGAGATATAAGCCAAACAAGGCAAATGCAACCAAAAGCTTCAAAAACATCATTTGCAATCTTCTACTCTCTCTCAGCCATTTTGATGAGATTCTTGACAAAGTAATTAAGAATTATCACCAAAAGAACAAgtttttatcaataaaaaaaaaaagcaaaatgaaataaagtaaAGTAAGAAAGAATCAAATGATTCCCAAAGTTAAATCAGATCCAATGTAcattatatttctatatatatgtgtgtgtgggtgggtgTATTGTATCATTTGTCTGTCCACAAAGTGTTCAAATTAGTAATCATGGCCACCATGAAGAGCCAAATGCCAAATCTTGTTCTGTTCTCCTGATCATGCAGGCCATTAAGCATTGATTTGAACATTACAACACCTTTAAtcataaatctaaaattaagcAATGTTTGCATTATTTCAACCCACATGAAGATGGTGCAGTGAAGGATCACCATGTTTGGATTTTTTGAATTtgcagaaataagaaagaaaggaaatggaagGTGAAAGAATCAATGGCCTGGAGAATGGACCCACATGAAACCATGGATTGGGGTTAGAAAAGAGGGTCCCCTTTGTAATATTAGTAAGACAGCAACAGAACATTGTACTGTCATCAAATTGGAATCCAGCCATAAATAATTGATGCTCATTCCATGCACTTACCATTTCACCTATTAGTTGAAACAATGAGTGCCATATGTTAAAGTACATGCATGTTGGCAGAGAAATTTGGGTTTATTACCCTTACGGTTTTTATCGTTCGTgtctttaattttgataaaaaaaaataaataataagtgaagactttattttattgtgcaaaataagaaattgaaccctaatacaaatctcaatttattatGATCTAACCACTTAATCCGTGTTTTGTCAGctaaataaagaatataaattattaaattaaataataataaatagaacTAAGTAATCATGGACACTCCAAGTATATCTTTTTGgggataaaataattattttttaaaatatttttacaaaattacttGATGATCAGTAAAAGCTAAAAAGtgtcttaaaaaatataaactaaagtcataaaggaaaggagaagcagaaaatgatattattttcatatcACCCAAaattattcttgtaaaattattattttaagaataattaaaaagttttaaattaatttttgaaatatttccttAAAAAATGCTTTAAATGGGGGTGGGTGAGCAATACCATATGCCATGCAATGCAGGAGGCATGTGAGGCAGATGACTTTTGGGAGCATTGGTAATAGTACCATTGCCCACACACAAAGCCTTTAGACACAAAAGGGAGGGTTGAGGGAATAATACTCAGTAAAAGGCATTTACTAACCAAAAGATCACCCAATAAATCCTTTAAACCTAATCATTCACCCACACCCCATTTATCCacactttcttcttttctttttcatttcttttctctaatCCAATGAACCAGATTTTGTCCTAATCCTAAGTAACTCATTCaatcccttatttttttttgtttataggGTTGCTTAAATCATTATAAATAACTCATAATGAGGGATGATGTATGTAACActggaattaaaaataattaattatttaatgtgatgtCTTACACACACACCTACCCTCCATTACACAACTCTAATCCATGGAATTTATTCTCTAATATCTAACTTATAAGTCCTATGGTttgtaaatgaaaattttgaattttagatgtcaaattaaaacataaaagaaacaaaacaattaaattaggaaaagggcaaaaggcCAAAACTAAAGGGTCaattctctatctctctgtctCCCTCCTCCTTCCTTCTCTCTCACACCCAAACAGCCAACAGCCATTGCTTCAGCTCAAAGTCTGTGATCCACTGATACCACCCACTGTGACCCCATTACACTCATTACagtgcagagagagagagaggcccaGTACAGATATATGGGTGGGGAGGCACATAAGGAGATGCAAGTGGAGAGAAGAAGGAGCACTGGGTCTTCCAGAAATGGCGTAGTTGCAGGCTCCGTTTGGGAGAGCAGAATGAAGAGCGACGAAGTGAAAGGAGGCATCAAAGTGTTCAATGCTGAAGAAATCCCAGAAGAAAATGGGAGTGGCGCTAGGCAAAAACCAAAACCCAGCCCTGTTGGGAAGAGGAAGACCTGGAAATCTGAGAATTCTGATGGGTTAGAGAGAAGCCCAATTCAGATTGCCAGGAAGAGATCTGAACAGAGCAAGACTTTGGGTGAACAATTAAAGGAGCTGAGTACATCTGCCGACGGGATCAAGAGAAGCCCGGTTCAGGCCAAGAAGACGAGATCTGAAGTGGGAAAGGAGCTTAGTGTGTCGGTTGATAAAATTGAGAGAAACGCAATTCAGATTAGGAAGGCAAAGTCTGAATCCCAGAAGTTTGTTGGTGAATCTGGTGATGGCGATGGGATTGAGAGGAGTGGAGTTCAATTAAGGAAGGTGAAGTCAGAGTCCCACAAGCATTTGCCTGAATCAGCCCCCATTCCGTTGGTCAAATCAAAATCAGTCTCCAATAAGGTTTTGGATAACCCAGGGAAGAATCTGGATGAATCGGGTGATGGAACTGAGACGAATTCAGATGAATTGAAGGAAGCTGTTGAGGAAATTGAGAAGAACCCAGTGGGAATTGAGAAGAGCGAATCTGATGAAACTTGCAAGGAGGTTGGCGTGTGTGAAGAAAAGTCCATTTCCAATGGTTTGAAAGATCCAGAGGAAGAAGCAGATTGGGaggaagaattggagggagaggtGGATGAGGAGAttgagaatgagaatgagaCAGAGAAGAACAGCATTGATGTTAAGGAAGTCAGTTTACCAGAACAAAAGTCCAAGCAGGTTGTGGAGGAAGAGAAAAAGTTGGATCAAGTCCCAGAAAAGCCATTACCCATTTCACCCATCTCGAAGAAACTGGCAACTCCTCTAGTGAACCACTCCAGAACTCCTCCAATTCCCACAAAAACTAAATCAAGTAAGTACACTGCTCAATATTATctcattattattgttattatattttcatttaatattatCTTTAGCAAAAAATGTAAAAGCTGTGTTTATATAAATATGACTCTCATAGAACTGGAGCCTTGTACACTGGGATGCCTTTTTATGGCATTTTGGGCTTTCCTTGTATTTCCtttgttaattttttcaattctgGCTCCTTTTTGCAGTTCCCGTCTCAAATGGATTCCAGAGGGCTCCTGAAACTGATACCGGAATCCGGAGGATTCCTGAAACCCATAGCAAATTGCAGAGTTTAGGTTGGTTTTTTGGGTATTTCTTTTGGCAACTAAATTTTGTACGATTCTCTATCTTACAAAGCATTTATCTTAAGCTGTTTCTTTACTCTGCGGCAGTTGATTTGGTTATGTGGAAGGAGGTCTCAAAATCAGCATTTGTCTTTGGAATAGGAACATTCCTCATAATCTCATCCTCTTATACCAAAGATCTTAATATCAGGTCGAAAACACTACACATCTAAGCCAGTATTCAGATTGTAGTTGTACATCTTACTTATCATCCTCCAAACCAGGGCACAGAACTAAACTTAATCTTTAATTACTGTGGCAGCTTGATTTCTGTGGTTTCCTATATGGGTCTAGTCTATCTTGCTGCAATCTTCCTGTTCAGATCCATTATTTACAAGTAAGAGTTGCTCTTACGTTTCTCAAAGCAAATTGCACGGAACTGGTGTTAATTTAAGACTTGCTGTGAGAGGatttttccaatattttttttctgtttatttttgAAACAGGGGAATTATAGATGTAAATGATACATGCCAAAGGTATATTGTtggggaagaagaagcaatCTGGTTACTGAAAATGGTTCTCCCCTTCTTGAATGAATTTCTTCTAAAACTTAAAGCTCTTTTCTCTGGAGATCCTGCCACCACGATGAAGGTGAATTTcctcttttgttttcttggtgttgtatatagtttttttttttacttcaatttttttacgTTAGCGTGGAACTGGAAATTACTAAACTTCGAGAACATCTCTGACAATGTCAGTTGGCTGTGCTGCTATTTGTTCTGGCAAGGTGTGGGAACTCCATAACTATTTGGAAGATGGCCAAATTGGGTGAGCTTGAttctttttaaactaaaaaattattaactttttaaaataaaattatcttcatagCAATCCTTTCTATATATGCAtcttcttttgtatttattcatAGATCCGTGGATAATAGCTTTTTCGGAAGAAGCAAAAGCATGTCTTATCTTGAAGAAACaagatgattttattttgtttctccttttctttctgaATTGGGACTGTTGCCAATTTGCCACAGCAATTATAACTGTTGCTAAGGCAATCTGCAACTACCAGAAACACTTCCAAAGGTCGTACTTACCCTGCCAACAGCCATATGGCCCTGGCAAATACCTCTGTCTTTGCagtttatttttcttgtgaaatttCTCACCCATTTTCGCTGCAACCAGCTGTACATGAccaactctttaatttttctgaACATTCTTTCCCTCAATTGTCTTTCTTCCTCCCCTGACTTCAAGTTGTGATTATTGCTTACAGGCTTTTTTGGGGTCTTCATTATACCAAAAATCTGCTCATCCTATTCCACACAGTTAACTGCCTATGGTAAAGTCCACATTTACCTTGAATTCTATGCAATTTTACTGGTTTGGCAATTGCATTTCACCAGCATTGATAAATGAGAAATGGTTGTGTACTCCTGGGGTGGATGGACCACAGTGCACCTCAGGTCATCACAAGCATTAGATGCCGGACACAAGCACTGTGGTGGGGTCCATTTCGTTCACCTATGTCATTGATAGCATAACGGCTCCTTTGCATGTGAATGAAGTAGATTTGATTGGCCCTACACaagactaaaatacccttatgCATTGGATCCTTTCTTTTGTCATTTGTTTATGTACATTAGGTAAAAAATCTACCAATCACCAAATTATTTGTTCGTTTTAGTGTTGTAAAATTTTTGTTGCCGTGAGAATCACTTTAATCCTTGAGGTAATTATTTCGTATTTCTTCAAGGTAGAAAAATGGATTCGTTTAtcgtaaaaaaaatttaactttcttttattaatcaaaCATCATTAAAGTGCCATCTCTAATGGGGCCATATCCATATGAAGtgtcattttctttctatctaCCATGGTCTCAACTCCTTGAAATTGCTTGACTTAATGTTCAGTTGTTGGTCTTTATATCACTTAGGTGACCTTCTTTAGTCAAGTAGGTAATCTAATAGGCAAAAACAAATCATCAATTGCAGTTAATGATGGTGACTACCAAATTTAACAGTTCCTTTTCTTGATGATAATCATAAGGGAATTAGTTAGGTTTTGCTTTCTTGCATCATTTATAACTACTTTTGATCTAATTGCATTTATTTAGTGGGAGGGAACCTGAGATTAAGGTGGGTGATGTGACGGTAAGAAAACCATTAATTGCTGTTAATGATAATGACTTCAACAAATTGGGCCTTAACACCTCatgatctatttttcttttaattcaaatcAGATGGGAAGGTTGTTTTCTAGATCATCTACCTTCctcttttcatttaattttctttccctcAACAAAACTAAAGAGTTAGAAATCATCAACTTTTGTTTtctgtatataatttatttaaaaatagagTTTCTCTCTGCTTCTAATTGTATTTGGCTTTAACTTTCAATTTCaattatctatctatctatctatatatatacatatatagtccTGATTTGACTAAGTTGGAAATCCATGAAGGTAAATTTTGGGTAAGAAGGTTTCAAGATGCTTGGGAGTCTTGTTCGCACAAGAAAGCTGTGGCCTTAGGCTTATTTACCCTTGTATGGAACCTCTCCTCAGTGGTTGCTCGCATATGGGCAGGTAGTGGTTTTTGTATTACATGAATATTTCCACAAAATACTAATCATATCTAAATGCCTCTTTTTGGAAAATGATACTTCTTTGGAATGTTTATCCAAAAGAAAAACACCAAATTAAATGATATGATAATTACATCTTTATAACCATCTACCATTTGACGAATCTTTTTGTTTCCTATTTGAACAAATACATTCTCAAGTAGACTCCCCAATAATACAACTTAAATAGATAGTCTTACCCTTTCTTTACGAAGAGACTGATTTTGCAATTCGAACCCATAACCTTTCAATCACATAAGGCCAACTTTACCGTTCACATGCAGCTGCTTTAGGTATTTGAATGTACCACAAAAATTCTTTCAGAAAATAACCTGGGCTCTTGGAATGCTATACATTTCCTTCAAAGGTAAAAGAAATGATACAGCACTTAAAAAGAGAGTGACAAAAACAAATTGGGTGGTCATGGTGATAAAGTTGAAACCCTAGATTATTAATGGCAATGACTCTTTGGGTATGCTAACATGCATTGCTGATCCATGCCCCTTGCAGTGTTCATGCTGTTTGTGGCCTTCAGATATTATCATCAATCAGTGATGATCATAAATGATGATGATGCTGTGGAGGAAGAACCCAAGTGCGAGACTTCATGGCAAGGCCAGAGTGCAGGGCGCAGGAGATGGAACAGACCACCAACACTGGAAACcaacaaggaaaagaagagatttTGAGAGTAAACAGGATGCCACTTATATTATGTCACAATATTAATCTTAGATATAtcatatgtaatatatatatatatatacatcatattatttgtaataaattaGCCCACCAaaaatttattctctttttttatttttatgtcgtgtttgttaaccaatatataaattaaaaaaagtgaaatatgaaaacattttagataaaagtatttttcattgtatttgttaaatttatatagtgattcttgaaaaaaaatcatttgattttttatctagattttttcagataaatttatctctttcctctagataaatttatattggttcttatagataaaaaaaaaatgacacatgtacctttagtgtattttaaaaaatttaacaaatagtttaataaaaattttaaaatattttttatctttatcttaaTCATTATATAACTTGATccgtaaaatattttaattttaatataattttattttatttattttaataaatactatctTAGTATACAAATTTTGAACCAGTGAAAAAGGTAGAATGAGAATAGATGTCAACTAacaattatttgatttgatctctCATTTTCTATGTGTCTCAAGTCTAGGTTAGAATGGACTTTTTTTGCTTATTATTCTCATCAATTTAGTTCAACAAATAAGATTAAAAATCTACTTAATTTACATCGTGGAAAATTTTGAGTGACCCAAGTCAGTCATCTTTATTGTTTTGGATCTAAATATAATTCATTCACAAGGTCAAATTAAATCAACATAACCCAATTGGTGTTCCATgagaaaaaataccaaaaaataaattcataaatggATCAATTCAGCCTAATCGAGACGACCCACCGACAAAAGGCTGTAGGTGTCAATTGCAGCTGGTGGCAGCAATAGCCACAATGTTGAATGGTTGTGGAAGGCGACGCTAGACGACAACTGTGGAAGACAATGCTGAATGGCTACAAAAGGCGATGTTGAATGGCTATGGAAGGTGACGTCGAACTGCTGAGGAAGGCGACGCCAAACGGCTGCAGAAGGCAACAGTTGCGAACGACAACAGTTGTAGACGAAGGTGACGCAAGAAGAAGATGGTTGCGGGCCATGAGATACAAGACAACCTCGGGCTAGGAATTGCAAGACTGCCACGGTCCGCAAGTAACATGACAATTGCGAGATGCAAGGCACGATACAACCACAACAGATTAGGGAGCCACATTACATAGGGCCCTTATTTCACCCCAATCTCTTCT
The sequence above is a segment of the Diospyros lotus cultivar Yz01 chromosome 7, ASM1463336v1, whole genome shotgun sequence genome. Coding sequences within it:
- the LOC127806825 gene encoding reticulon-like protein B21; its protein translation is MGGEAHKEMQVERRRSTGSSRNGVVAGSVWESRMKSDEVKGGIKVFNAEEIPEENGSGARQKPKPSPVGKRKTWKSENSDGLERSPIQIARKRSEQSKTLGEQLKELSTSADGIKRSPVQAKKTRSEVGKELSVSVDKIERNAIQIRKAKSESQKFVGESGDGDGIERSGVQLRKVKSESHKHLPESAPIPLVKSKSVSNKVLDNPGKNLDESGDGTETNSDELKEAVEEIEKNPVGIEKSESDETCKEVGVCEEKSISNGLKDPEEEADWEEELEGEVDEEIENENETEKNSIDVKEVSLPEQKSKQVVEEEKKLDQVPEKPLPISPISKKLATPLVNHSRTPPIPTKTKSIPVSNGFQRAPETDTGIRRIPETHSKLQSLVDLVMWKEVSKSAFVFGIGTFLIISSSYTKDLNISLISVVSYMGLVYLAAIFLFRSIIYKGIIDVNDTCQRYIVGEEEAIWLLKMVLPFLNEFLLKLKALFSGDPATTMKLAVLLFVLARCGNSITIWKMAKLGFFGVFIIPKICSSYSTQLTAYGKFWVRRFQDAWESCSHKKAVALGLFTLVWNLSSVVARIWAVFMLFVAFRYYHQSVMIINDDDAVEEEPKCETSWQGQSAGRRRWNRPPTLETNKEKKRF